A single window of Flagellimonas maritima DNA harbors:
- the tsaB gene encoding tRNA (adenosine(37)-N6)-threonylcarbamoyltransferase complex dimerization subunit type 1 TsaB, producing MALILNLETATTNCSVSLSNGDGIIVLKENNASSYSHSEQLHVFIEEVMKEASFSFSDIDAVAISKGPGSYTGLRIGVSAAKGLCFSLDVPLISVPTLQSMAFQLDINDDEVIIPVLDARRMEVYSAVYNSNHIKIRETKAEIVNENSFAEYAIKTKAHIVGSGAEKCKEFLKHPNFNFNTVIVPSSKEMALISYKKFQKGLFEDVAYFEPYYLKDFILQNKKTN from the coding sequence ATGGCCCTAATACTTAATTTAGAAACAGCAACCACCAATTGCTCCGTTAGTCTATCCAATGGTGATGGGATTATTGTATTGAAGGAGAACAATGCCTCCAGTTATTCACATTCTGAACAGTTGCACGTATTTATAGAGGAAGTCATGAAAGAGGCTTCCTTTTCTTTTTCTGATATTGATGCGGTTGCAATAAGTAAAGGACCAGGTTCCTACACAGGCCTTCGTATTGGTGTTTCGGCAGCAAAAGGTCTTTGCTTTTCGTTGGATGTGCCCTTGATTTCTGTGCCTACCTTGCAAAGCATGGCATTTCAGCTAGATATAAATGATGATGAAGTAATCATCCCCGTACTGGATGCAAGACGTATGGAAGTTTATTCAGCCGTTTATAATTCCAATCATATCAAAATCAGGGAAACAAAAGCAGAAATTGTGAATGAAAATTCTTTCGCCGAATACGCCATCAAAACTAAGGCCCATATTGTAGGTAGCGGAGCAGAAAAATGTAAAGAATTTTTAAAACATCCCAACTTTAATTTTAATACTGTTATAGTACCATCATCAAAAGAAATGGCATTGATTTCATATAAAAAATTTCAAAAGGGACTCTTTGAGGATGTTGCTTATTTTGAACCTTATTATTTAAAGGATTTTATACTTCAGAATAAGAAAACAAACTAA
- a CDS encoding mechanosensitive ion channel family protein, producing MDKLTDYQQHIDEAINWIWNLLPNLVMAIILLILGLWVVKFLNRLVRKFFEKKDYDQTLETFLQSFISITLKIILFVLVVTQLGVKTSSLVAILGAAGLAIGLALQGSLANFAGGVLILLFKPFRVGDWISAQGVSGSVKEISIFNTKLNTFENQVAIIPNGQLSNGNIINFNAEDKRRDNYTVGIGYRANIKEAKDILLQICADNENILQDPAPEVYVGSLGDSSVNLSLRYWAKNEVFWPAKFYVHEQSKLRFDKAGIEIPFPQRVMHQMKNN from the coding sequence ATGGACAAACTTACCGACTACCAACAACATATTGATGAAGCCATAAATTGGATATGGAACCTCCTGCCCAATCTGGTAATGGCAATTATTTTATTGATTTTAGGACTTTGGGTCGTAAAATTCTTAAATAGATTGGTGCGTAAGTTCTTTGAGAAGAAAGATTACGACCAGACGCTTGAAACTTTTTTACAGAGTTTTATATCCATCACCCTAAAAATTATACTATTTGTGTTGGTAGTGACCCAATTGGGCGTAAAAACCTCTTCTCTTGTAGCTATACTGGGTGCTGCTGGATTGGCTATTGGACTAGCCCTCCAAGGTTCTTTGGCAAATTTTGCCGGTGGTGTACTCATACTGCTTTTTAAGCCTTTTAGGGTAGGCGACTGGATTTCCGCACAAGGTGTAAGTGGTTCTGTAAAGGAGATATCAATTTTCAATACAAAACTGAACACTTTCGAAAATCAAGTGGCCATCATACCTAACGGGCAACTTTCCAATGGGAACATTATAAACTTTAATGCAGAAGATAAAAGAAGGGACAACTACACCGTTGGGATAGGTTACCGTGCCAATATTAAGGAAGCAAAAGATATTCTACTACAAATTTGTGCTGATAACGAAAACATTTTACAAGATCCTGCACCTGAAGTTTATGTGGGTTCACTGGGGGATAGTTCTGTGAATCTCTCGTTGAGATATTGGGCAAAAAATGAAGTGTTTTGGCCTGCCAAATTCTATGTACACGAACAATCCAAATTAAGATTTGACAAAGCTGGAATAGAGATTCCGTTCCCGCAACGCGTCATGCATCAAATGAAAAACAATTAG